The following DNA comes from Salvelinus sp. IW2-2015 linkage group LG1, ASM291031v2, whole genome shotgun sequence.
TGTTGACATCACAAACACTGTAAATCACAGAAAAGGAAGCATTCATTGGCATACTAGTCATTCATTTGATATTCAGTTAACTAACAGTAACAGACATCATACAACAGCACACCACTAGCGATCGAGCTACGCAGCTAGCCACAAACTGGTAATGCAAGTAGCTAATGCCCTAGATAGACGACAAGCCTAAAATGGGTCATTATGGAGAGTGTCAGAGGACATACAGAGTGAACAAAAAatgaggaacaccttcctaatattgagttgcgcaccccatttgccctcagaacagcctaaattagtcagggcatggactctacaaggtgtcaaaagcgttccacagggatgctggcacatgttgactccaatgcttcccacagttgtgtaaagttggctggatgtccttcgggtggtggaccattcttgatacacacaggaaactgttgtgtgtgaaaaacccagcagtgttgcagttcttgaaacactcaaacagtgcacctggcacctataACATACCTggttcaaatgcacttaaatattttgtcttgccaattcaccctctgaatggcacatatacacaatccatgcctcaagccttaaaaatccttatttaacctgtgtcCTTCCCTTCGTGTAcactgtttgaagtggatttaacaggtgacacagcgttggtcagtctatgtcatggtaagtgcaggtgttcctaatttGTTGTACACGCAGTGTGTGTTTAGTTTTGGTAACAAACACTCACTGGATCTTGATCAGATTAAAGCTCCTGTAGTAGGAACATTTTTAAGTAACGTTAGCTGTTTGTTACTGGCAACATTCGCTTTATTTACTACGCTTTGAACTTCAACTTAATTTAACTAGCTAAATTKATTTCCTAAAACAACTGAAGCCAATATGCATCGCTATACAGACCAGAAAACATCACAGCTAACATTAGCTCtaaattaaaatgcctttatctAGCTAACTGGATTAATACGATTAGCAGGCAAAACAATTTTGGGCTAATGAGTTAACATtacctatctagctagctagctaaataaaactAAATTAAGTACCTAACTAGCTAGATGATTTAGATGTTATTGCAGGCTAAAGCTACCCTCACTACGTAACATCCAGCTAAATACATTCCAGTAAATTACTGTACTTCCCAACCCCCCCAGTTTGCCGAACACAATAAAGCAGCCAGCTAGTTAACTATAGTAGCTTTAGCAAATACCTAACTTTATCAGTGTAGCTACAATACTAACACAACTTGAAATAATGTAACAAACAAATTTTACGTTTGGAAATTCCGTTGTTAAATCATCGGGGGAAAGGTATAACTAACTGGTAAACAAGTTGTTTTTTCACTCACAACAGCACATCCATAATCCCAATGGTGACGGGATTCATTGTCCAATGGTAATTTAGATGGAGCAAGTAATAAACCAATGAGGGGAGAAACTCCCTCTCCCACAGACAGGGTACGTTCCAGTgcgcttttttgttttgtttgttttttgtttacgATTCGTGCTGGTTGCCGTCAATGCGCAGCCATGTACAGACACGATTCCCTAAAACTAGACCAAAAAATATACTTTCAGATTTGACACGGAGGATTCTATTCCCCCCCAAAAGGTAGCTAACTGTACCAAGAGCTAGCTATATGAGATACTGGTTATCTCATTATAATAGTACGGTTATTTGAAATGAAAAGTATTTCATAACAGTAAAGCAAATATTATTGCATCTGTGACTGAAAGTTTCCTCCTCAATCTGTTTGACGAATGGGGTGATTTGAAACAGTCAGCGCATCACCCGTTGGCTAGCTGTTACGCGTTTAGCCCCTGTTcatatagctagctatagtaCACATCAGTGGTTTAGACAGTTACTCGGCCTTGGTCAtattaactaacgttagctagctggtttaGATAAAATGTTTTTTGAGAAAGCATACATTTTGGGTGTTGTTTTATAAAATGGAAGAGCCCTGGGATTTCGAGTTTTTATCCCGCATTGTGGACGGGTTTGTTTCGTTTCTTTCCGAATTTGTTGACGACTGGCTGGCTAATGATATGAGAGTGTCAATATTCAAGATATTGTTTAGTTGGCTCGTTGTCAGTCTCATTGCCATCCATTTCGCGTGGAAATTTTACGGAAACACTGTGAACGATATGTATTACCGACAAGGTGAGTGCTAAACTAGCTAGTTATTCATATTCGAATAATTGCCACCATCATCAAGTTTAGTTctataacgttagttagctatgtCTGAAAGGCATGCTGCCAtgaagtgctagctagctaacttgtatTGCTGTCTAACGTTTAGGTACTGGTGGAAAGAATGGAGGCACACCTGACACTGCACCTCACAGGAGCGGATGGTAGGTGTCCAAGCATCTATGTTTCCCTCCAGGTACccccaaatactgactgttattcTCCCCAGTCACTATACAGTCTCGTTTATAGGTGTGAACCTTTCCTTGTCTCATATCAGTGAATGGTTGTGATAATGTTTTCTATCTGCCAGGGAGAGTGCGGCAGGAGACAACCTCAAGACACATCGTGAGTGACAGACAGGACATAAGTTGGACTACATACAATTTGCTCTCTGTCTTATCAGACAGGGTTGCTGAGTAGACACAGACTTGCTAATGTTGTGCCTTTTCAAATGGACTGGAGTTCATTGATGAGGTGGGCCTGTGGATGCTTCCTTTGAGCTGAAGAAGTTTCTCCTTGTTGGTTGTCATGACGATATAACGGTTATGCTGTTTGCTTCCACACAAACACCATGTAATATGCTAAGATATTCTCTCATATGCCATATCTTTTTAAATCTCATGTCTTTTTAAATTTAGCTCCTCTGGCTCATGTACAATTGTACCTCCTTTTATTGGTGAGACATTCAAATATCCATCTGGCTACATATCCACTGATTGATATAGATTTACATGAAATGTTATTCTAATCTGTAGACAGAATCTGGAGAGACTCAACAACTGTATGCTGTGAGAGTTGTGGGTTGGTGTGACTGCAGTTATGTTCATAACATTGTATGAGTAAGGAGCTGTTCAGAGAGAtggtttctgtttttatttttgctgGAGCAAGGCTACATAGTAATCCATGAAGATTGCGCTGGAGCAAGGCTACTGTAGAGAGAGTGGTCAGAGATAGAGGTCTTACATCAAACAGCAGCTTTCCTCAAAttcatatttcttattcttgACAGCCTGAGCCCTCAATGACTGTCTTTTGAttgttatgaaaatataaaacagtTAAGACTGGGGTGCGTTCAGTTTGATTGAACATTTGCTACATTGTTTATCTGTTTGTACTAAAtgacacgtttccccaaaacgttcTTGAACAGATGTTGCGGTAGGTTTGCTCTGTTTCGTGGGTGTGACGGGTTGATGCTTGAAGAAAGTGAGTGACGTATTTAAAGGTAAGCGGCCATGCTGACAGCCTTCCACAACCCAACCCCTCCCCGTTTTTTAACTGGCCATTTAGAACAGCACCGTTTCCATTTGATTGAATGTTGGAGTATGTTTTTTTtgtactgaacgcagccctgtTTTCTGATTGCTGTGAAAATATTAAACAGTGAAGGCCAATAATGCTTTTTATTGTCTCAGGTACAGGTTGGTACCTGTAGCAGTCCAATGGAGTAGGCACGTTGATTGTACATtttatgttatggtcttgtgCAGTTGATTGGTACATAAAGAATTTTGTTTAAAATTCTAATTTCCTAATGTTGTTTTTTCTTCATTGTCTAAAATGATGTCTAGCACACAACTTAGTCCAGCAGATAGGTGACATAATTGTTCCATTTTATGATACAAGTATCAAACTTGGTACACTACTGCTAGATACTTTAAGGaacatttgaaagtgttttgcAGTCCAGGGAGCCTGTCAGTCAACCTTCTACCTGTTAGAAGAAAATAGAGTAAAATCATTCCAAACAATATCAAAATAACTAATTTATCTACCCACTATATTACCCCAAAGATATAGACAATACATCTGATCATAAAGTACTCTTAAGATCTTAATAGAGGTCATATTGAGGTCACTTTGACCATAGTCCAGCAGCTATGTGAAAAAATTATAGAGCCACCAAATTTCACACATTGCTACGGCATGtctaaataagtatttgtttgtAGTGCCATCGCAGATTTGGTCAATTACACAACCCTGGCGTCATTTCCAATATGGCCGCTGAAAAATAGGCTAAGAAATCCAAGATAGGGAACTAGTTGGATAGATGTCACCAGGGgtataattaaatgtatttatacagccctttttacaacagcagttgtcgtaaagtgcttatacagaaaccaagcctaaaaccccagagagcaagcaatgcagatSTAGAGGCACAGTGGCTAGAAAAACATCCTAGAAAGGCAGGACTAGGAggaaaccaagagaggaacctGGCTCTGaaggatggccagtcctcttctggctgtgccgggtggagattataagagtacatggccattaaggccagatcgttcttcaagatgatCAAACGTTGATAgaagaccagcagggtcagacaggaGTAGTCAGGCcatgtagtcctgaggcatggccctagggctcaggtcctccgggaggggaaagagagggatgggagaattagagggagcatatctaagatcacacaggacagcagactgaccctagccccccagcatataaactattgcagcatggATACAGGAGACTGAAgaggggtcgggggacactggcCCCGTCCAAAGTTACCCCCAGACAGGGGAAACCAGGCAGGACATAACCTCACCCACTTTGGCAAAGCACATCTCCCACAAATGGGATATCAACAGgccactaacttactaccctgagacaaggctgagtatagcccacaaagatcaaCCTACCGCACAAACTCAAGGACAGGAAGAATGGAAGAGTGcaagcaagccagtgactcagccctcgtaatagggttagaggcagagaatcccagtggagatagGGGAGCCggctaggcagagacagcaagtgtggtttgtcactccagtgccttgccgttcgccttcgcacccctgggccggAGTACACTTCATCAtagaacctactgaagagatgagtcgtcactccttaaaggttgagaccgagtctgcatctctcacatggatcggcAGACCATTCTATAAAAATGAAGCAATATAGGAGAAAGTGAtgcctccagctgttttcttagaaattctaggaacaataaggaggcctgcgtcttgtgaccgtagcatacgtgtaggtacaGTATGTAATGGAGAACCAAAATGGCGAGATGGGTACAAAcaagcaagtccatgtaatgctttgtaggatagcagtaaaaccttgatgtcagccctagccttaacaggaagccagtgcagGGAGGCTAGCACTGATCACATTTTGGGGTTGTAGTCAAGATTAcagcagctgtatttagcactaactgaagtttatttagttccttatccgggtagccggagagtcgagcattgcagtagtctaatcttgaagtgacaaatgcatggatgagcttttctgcaTCAAATTTAGACaagaagtttctgatttttgcaatgttaagaAGATGAGAAAAGGCTGCTCCTGAAATATTTTTGACACGTTCATCGAAGGCgatatcagggtccagagtaacgccaaggtcattcagttttatttgagatgactgtacaaccatctaGATTTACTCTGCTCTGGTCAGAGAGCAAGGAGACAGAGCCAAAGTTCACATATTTATTATGGACTTGTGGTTGGACATGGTAAAGTTGGATTTGTGTGTGGTTCTGAAAAAAAGGAGAGACATAAGCAAGTTGCATAATGTAAAAAGGTAAAGGTGATAAGGATGATTATATTAaaccaatatacactgctcaaaaaaaataaagggaacacttaaacaacacaatgtaactccaagtcaatcacacttctgtgaaatcaaactgtctacttaggaagcaacactgattgacaataaatctcacatgctgttgtgcaaatggaatagacaacaggtggaaattataggcaattagcaagacacccccaataaaggagtggttctgcaggtggtgaccacagaccacttctcagttctatgctcctggctgatgttttggtcacttttgaatgctggcggtgcattcacactagtggtagcatgagacggagtctacaacccacacaagtggctcaggtagtgcagctcatccaggatggcacatcaatgcgagttgtggcaagaaggttttctgtgtctgtcagcttagtgtccagagcatggaggcgctaccaggagacaggccagtacatcaggagacgtggaggaggccgtaggggcAACAAcccgcagcaggaccgctactccgcctttgagcaaggaggagcactgccaaagccctgcaaaatgacctccagcaggccacaaatgtgcatgtgtctgctcaaacggtcagaaacagactccatgagggtggtatgagggcccgacgtccacaggttggggttgtgcttacagcccaacaccgtgcaggacgtttggcatttgccagagaacaccaagattggcaaattcgccactggcgccctgtgctcttcacagatgaaagcaggttcacactgagcaatgtgacaagacgtgacagagtctggagacgccgtggagaacgttctgctgcctgcaacatcctccagcatgaccggtttggcggtgggtcagtcatggtgtgggtggcatttctttggggggccgtacagcctccatgggctcgccagaggtagcctgactgccattaggtaccgagatgagatcctcagaccccttgtaagaccatatgctggtgggttggccctgggttctcctaatgcaagacaatgctagacctcatgtgactggagtgtgtcagcagttcctgcaagaggaaggcattgatgctatggactggcccgccggtTCCCCAGACctaaatccaattgagcacatctgggacatcatgtctcgctccatccaccaacgccacgttgcaccacagactgtccaggagttggcggatgctttagtccaggtctgggaggagatccctcaggagaccatccgccacctcatcaggagcatgcccaggcgttgtagggcggtcatacaggcacgtggaggtcacacacactactgagcctcattttgacttgttttaaggacattacatcaaagttggatcagcctgtagtgtggttttccactttaattttgagtgtgactccaaatccagacctccatgggttgatacattttgtgtgattttgttgtcagcacattcaactatgtaaagaaaaaagtatttaatacgaatatttcattcattcagatctaggatgtgttattttagtgttccctttatttttttgagcagtgtatcaaataaggAAAAGTATTACGTAACTAAAAGATACATGGAAATAGGAGATGTACTTTTAACACACAACTGGAAAGAAACTGAGTAACGGCTTGACAAGCTCATTCATACCTTCAGTTTGTATTTAAATCCTATCAGGGCAGTCCTGATAATTAGTGACAAGTGTGTGGCATTGAGAAAGAGTCAACAGGTGAAAATGAACTTGGTTGATTAAAGTCATCTCTGTAGTATTAGAGAGGTACATCCAAAGTGAGAGGGATAACTGgacccaaaatctgtcttctccagcaggtgtttttcttcttttttttctcgctAAGCAAGGCATTTTTGTATGGAaatcaatgagtgtcgaatttggtcaacaaaattCACCACTGAGTATAATAGGTTAAATCTGCAATGGCACTATAGCTAGACATCTTTGTTTAGACTTTTACACCATGTAAAAACTGAAAGGTCTCATAATGGGTTACCTGTCTCTGCTGGA
Coding sequences within:
- the LOC111970011 gene encoding T-cell leukemia translocation-altered gene protein homolog isoform X2; this encodes MEEPWDFEFLSRIVDGFVSFLSEFVDDWLANDMRVSIFKILFSWLVVSLIAIHFAWKFYGNTVNDMYYRQGTGGKNGGTPDTAPHRSGW
- the LOC111970011 gene encoding T-cell leukemia translocation-altered gene protein homolog isoform X1, yielding MEEPWDFEFLSRIVDGFVSFLSEFVDDWLANDMRVSIFKILFSWLVVSLIAIHFAWKFYGNTVNDMYYRQGTGGKNGGTPDTAPHRSGWESAAGDNLKTHRE